Proteins found in one Thalassomonas actiniarum genomic segment:
- a CDS encoding CatA-like O-acetyltransferase yields MKKIDLCSWNRRNHYEFYKDFTDPCFNLCVSVDVSNAVNYARQHQLSVFLTLLYLSNKATNAVEAFRRRLDSEKNVWQVDCTRPSATVLKEDETFNFCDFTYTEKLQDFVRKGREQMQEAKSEPALVNVSNHPEQIFYSVIPWLEFTSYKHAANAGFNDVPKIVFGKITAKNASAPDEERLMMPVSVELNHALADGLDIARYIAAFEKNIASLS; encoded by the coding sequence ATGAAAAAAATTGATCTGTGTAGTTGGAACAGACGAAATCATTATGAATTTTATAAAGACTTTACCGATCCCTGCTTTAATCTCTGCGTCAGTGTTGATGTTTCCAATGCGGTAAATTACGCCAGGCAACATCAACTCTCGGTTTTTTTGACTTTGCTGTATTTATCCAATAAAGCCACCAATGCCGTTGAAGCATTTCGAAGACGTTTAGACAGCGAAAAAAATGTCTGGCAAGTAGATTGTACCCGGCCTTCCGCCACTGTGCTAAAAGAAGATGAGACCTTTAATTTTTGTGACTTTACTTATACCGAAAAGCTGCAGGACTTTGTGCGAAAAGGCAGGGAACAAATGCAAGAAGCGAAGTCAGAGCCGGCGTTAGTGAATGTCAGCAATCACCCGGAGCAGATTTTCTATTCGGTTATCCCCTGGCTTGAGTTTACCAGCTATAAACATGCCGCCAATGCCGGTTTCAATGATGTGCCGAAAATTGTCTTTGGTAAAATAACCGCTAAGAATGCCTCGGCACCCGACGAAGAGCGTTTGATGATGCCGGTATCGGTTGAACTTAATCATGCGCTGGCGGACGGTTTGGATATCGCAAGATATATCGCCGCTTTTGAAAAAAACATCGCAAGTTTATCTTAA
- a CDS encoding phosphoribosyltransferase — protein sequence MDKHFITAQQLLEDSFRLAAKVYEDGFRPQFIVGIWRGGAPIGIAVQEYFDFKKVETDHIAVRTSSYYGINQQSKEIKVHGLHYIIENANADDGLLIVDDVFDSGRSIEALIKQLNLLTRRNMPQDVRIACPWYKPKNSKVDLVPDYYIHESEEWLVFPHELSGLTPDEIIAGKKDLGNIHHLLV from the coding sequence ATGGATAAACATTTTATCACTGCCCAGCAGTTGCTGGAAGATTCGTTTCGTCTGGCGGCAAAAGTATATGAAGATGGTTTTCGTCCTCAGTTTATTGTCGGTATCTGGCGCGGCGGCGCGCCAATAGGTATCGCTGTGCAGGAATACTTTGATTTTAAAAAAGTTGAAACGGACCATATTGCGGTGCGAACTTCTTCTTATTACGGCATCAATCAACAGAGTAAAGAAATTAAAGTCCATGGTCTGCATTACATCATTGAAAATGCCAATGCCGATGACGGTTTATTAATTGTCGATGATGTTTTTGATTCTGGCCGCAGCATCGAAGCTTTGATCAAGCAGCTGAATTTGTTGACCCGTCGTAACATGCCACAAGATGTGCGTATTGCCTGCCCCTGGTATAAGCCGAAAAACTCTAAAGTAGATTTGGTACCTGATTATTATATTCACGAATCAGAAGAATGGCTGGTGTTCCCGCACGAGCTTTCCGGATTAACACCGGATGAGATCATTGCAGGTAAAAAAGATCTGGGCAATATCCACCATTTATTGGTGTAG
- a CDS encoding M28 family peptidase produces MAVQLPASQALVYNQEQLLSHVQTLASDEFSGREMATLGNEKARVYIINALKQLDVAPLGQDYRQVFNHKSDVRGANVIGVIPGTEFPQQYIVLSAHFDHIGKGTRVIYNGADDNASGTAALLSIAEQVKQAPLRYSLILLFSDGEELGLVGAHAFINSYQGLLGDIKLNINLDMIAGDRGTKKLRFISKGIETLLDEQGLKRWSELRDSAEIQVKKGFKSGSSSITRGASSVNNRIRWRAASDHYVFYKAKIPFVYFGVGTHKNYHTGNDDFNGINQAFYLSATASICRQIYLLDRLMTN; encoded by the coding sequence ATGGCGGTTCAACTACCTGCTTCTCAGGCGCTGGTATATAACCAGGAGCAGTTACTCTCGCATGTACAGACCCTGGCCTCGGATGAATTCTCCGGCCGTGAAATGGCGACCCTGGGCAATGAAAAAGCCCGCGTCTATATTATTAATGCCTTAAAGCAGTTAGATGTGGCGCCGCTGGGGCAGGACTACCGCCAGGTATTTAACCACAAATCTGATGTCAGAGGCGCCAATGTGATCGGGGTTATCCCGGGAACAGAGTTTCCACAGCAATATATTGTGCTTTCTGCCCATTTTGATCATATCGGCAAGGGGACGAGAGTGATATATAACGGCGCCGATGATAATGCCTCAGGCACTGCGGCCTTATTGAGCATCGCCGAGCAGGTCAAACAGGCTCCTTTGCGCTACAGCTTGATTTTATTGTTTAGCGACGGTGAGGAGCTTGGCCTGGTGGGCGCCCATGCTTTTATCAACTCATATCAAGGGTTACTTGGCGATATCAAACTCAATATCAACCTGGATATGATCGCCGGTGATCGCGGCACAAAAAAATTAAGGTTTATCAGTAAGGGCATCGAGACCTTACTCGATGAGCAAGGGTTAAAGAGGTGGTCTGAGTTAAGGGATTCAGCTGAGATCCAGGTTAAAAAAGGCTTTAAATCAGGCTCAAGCAGTATTACCCGCGGCGCAAGTTCGGTCAATAACCGTATCAGGTGGCGGGCCGCCAGCGATCATTATGTTTTTTATAAGGCGAAGATCCCCTTTGTTTATTTTGGCGTTGGCACCCATAAGAATTATCATACCGGCAACGACGATTTTAATGGTATCAACCAGGCATTTTATTTAAGCGCGACCGCGTCAATCTGCCGGCAAATCTACCTGCTGGATCGCTTGATGACAAACTGA
- a CDS encoding tetratricopeptide repeat protein, with the protein MRKTAQLCILLCSLTLTACQSTKFESPPATQVDTSFYLDEKFPDYNLVDVESTEEIFAIDDEMRLMVAEQVAPEHNFKKRAIKLLRQIFKKDNLGLAYQSGANVIATDAYHKNIANCLSLTIMSYALAREAELNVSFQEVLIPEYWVRHGEHNMLTGHVNLRLTADKRPSETIIFGGNDIEVDFDPFVMKKSFPKRAITRNTVLAMFYNNKGAQAMVNSDYNGAYAYLKAATLSDPGFSTAWGNLGLLYRYNEQRELAKRTYRHAISLSKRNFTAMSNLALLLKGEGKIEEAEKIKQGIVRKREKNPYYHALLADEAFHNGDADLAVRLYKKAIRLDNKAHEFYFGLAKAYYQQDKLDSAKRAMKKAIALNRVPKTEHEYLSKLDFLKSAGKEHR; encoded by the coding sequence ATGAGAAAAACCGCGCAGTTATGTATATTGTTATGTTCACTTACCCTGACGGCTTGTCAGAGCACTAAATTTGAGTCGCCGCCGGCCACTCAGGTCGACACCAGTTTCTATCTTGACGAAAAATTCCCAGATTATAACCTGGTGGATGTCGAGAGCACTGAAGAGATTTTTGCCATTGATGATGAAATGCGGCTGATGGTCGCCGAGCAGGTGGCGCCCGAGCATAATTTTAAAAAACGCGCGATAAAACTGCTGCGTCAGATCTTTAAAAAGGATAATTTAGGGCTGGCTTATCAAAGCGGCGCCAATGTTATTGCCACAGATGCCTACCATAAAAATATTGCCAACTGTTTGTCGTTAACGATCATGTCTTATGCCCTTGCCCGGGAGGCGGAGCTTAATGTCAGTTTCCAGGAGGTGCTGATCCCGGAATATTGGGTGCGTCACGGCGAGCATAATATGCTTACCGGCCATGTTAACCTGCGTTTGACGGCGGATAAAAGACCCAGTGAAACCATTATTTTCGGCGGCAACGACATCGAAGTCGACTTCGATCCCTTTGTGATGAAAAAATCATTTCCAAAAAGAGCCATTACCAGAAATACCGTGCTGGCGATGTTTTATAACAACAAAGGCGCCCAGGCGATGGTCAATTCAGATTATAACGGCGCCTATGCCTATCTAAAAGCGGCGACTTTGAGCGATCCCGGTTTTAGTACGGCTTGGGGTAACCTGGGGTTATTATACAGGTACAATGAGCAAAGAGAGCTTGCCAAACGGACCTATCGTCATGCGATCAGTTTAAGTAAGCGTAACTTCACCGCCATGAGTAACCTGGCCTTATTGCTCAAAGGCGAAGGTAAGATTGAGGAAGCGGAAAAGATCAAGCAGGGTATTGTCAGAAAACGCGAAAAAAATCCTTATTATCATGCCTTGCTGGCGGATGAGGCCTTTCATAACGGTGATGCCGACTTAGCCGTGCGCCTTTATAAAAAAGCCATCAGGCTCGATAACAAGGCCCATGAATTTTATTTTGGTCTGGCAAAGGCGTACTATCAACAAGATAAACTGGACTCGGCAAAACGGGCGATGAAAAAAGCCATCGCTTTAAACCGGGTACCCAAGACAGAGCATGAATACCTGTCAAAATTAGACTTCTTAAAATCGGCAGGAAAAGAGCATAGATAA
- a CDS encoding potassium channel family protein yields MFLHQQVTNKYGFIVLLCSLVALLLLPSYWQGQHKQVVMALLLLVVMLSFLSLVARKRVEIILGTLLSLPVLYLNLHNLFAGGTQVSVLVYFLNVLFYLFIVFELLRHIISQKFVDFNLIAAIIVYLIIGLLWAFIYLILETQTPGAILGEHNTGVENMLSTLLYFSYVTMTTLGYGDISPHTELAGKWVVLEAIIGQFYIAILVARLVSLYGMKVPD; encoded by the coding sequence ATGTTTTTACATCAGCAGGTAACAAACAAGTATGGCTTCATCGTTTTATTATGCAGCCTGGTTGCTTTATTGCTGCTGCCTTCATATTGGCAGGGGCAACATAAGCAAGTGGTGATGGCGCTGCTTTTGCTGGTGGTCATGTTATCTTTTTTGAGTTTGGTTGCCCGCAAGCGTGTTGAAATTATCCTGGGCACTCTTTTGTCACTGCCGGTGTTGTATCTGAACCTGCATAATCTTTTTGCCGGTGGGACACAGGTAAGCGTACTGGTATATTTTCTCAATGTCTTGTTTTATCTGTTTATTGTTTTTGAATTGCTCAGGCATATTATCAGCCAGAAATTCGTCGACTTTAACCTGATAGCCGCCATCATCGTCTATTTAATTATTGGTCTGCTGTGGGCTTTTATTTATCTTATCCTGGAAACACAAACGCCCGGGGCCATTTTAGGGGAGCACAATACCGGTGTGGAAAATATGCTTTCAACCTTGCTGTATTTTAGCTATGTCACTATGACTACCCTAGGTTATGGTGACATTTCACCCCATACGGAACTGGCAGGGAAATGGGTGGTGTTAGAAGCAATTATCGGCCAGTTTTATATCGCTATACTCGTGGCCAGACTGGTGAGTTTATATGGCATGAAAGTTCCGGATTGA
- a CDS encoding efflux RND transporter permease subunit: MSVAEYFIKNKVISWMFTLILLLGGTFSYLGLGQLEDPEFTIKDALVITSYPGATPLQVEEEVSYLIEKQILTLPYVDEIKSINSRGLSQITVTMKNQYGAEELPQIWDELRRKVNDLSPQLPPGVGTPRVIDDFGDVYGIMWAVTGEGFAYNDLKDYVDFLKRDIELVDGVSKVSIAGEQQEVVYIEVSANKMASLGISPDTIYSLLTSQNTVQAAGAIHGGTEYIYVHPTGEYSSVKALEDLLITSSGSNKLIYLKDVATVSKGYKEVPDNLINFDGKQAINVAISFASGVNVVKVGEAIDKRLAQLEQFRPAGINIGVIYDQPKEVDKSVGAFVLNLVEAVAIVVVVLLVFMGLKSGLLIGLILLLTVLGTFLFMKWFAIDLQRISLGALIIALGMLVDNAIVVVEGILIGQSKGQKKLEAAKAIVGQTIWPLLGATVIAIVAFAPIGLSPDATGEFAGTLFWVLFISLFISWITAITLTPFFAHLLFKETPEQNGDKKEAQADPYQGAFFTFYKGLLDICLRFKALTMLVVIGLFVLSVWGYGLVKQAFFPPSTTPIFLIDLWMPQGTDIRDTAAISDIIEQELLTYEQVEHVTATVGKGAQRFMLTYDAERSYAAYAQLLVRVKNSEVIVPTMELAQTYVDGNHPQLMTKFKRLEIGPSPSAKVEAEFTGPDADVLRQLAAQAIDVFHQAGGTVNVRHNWRERTKVFQPHFNETQARRLGITRQDVDDMLQMNLSGLTIGLYREGTSLLPIITRLSASERESAVESLRIWSPIYQQLIPIRQVIDDAVIIWEDPLIQRRDRKRMITVMMDPDFKTGETATSLRNRVIRQIEAIDLPVGYALSWGGEYADSSEASSAIFSSLPMGYLVMFLITVFLFNAVKKPLVIWACVPLALIGIVAGLLILKKPFGFMALLGMLSLSGMLLKNGIVLLDQINIEMHKGLEPYEAVFISAVSRVRPVCMAAITTILGMLPLLLDAFFESMAAVVMFGLGVATILTLIVVPVLFCLFHGVKYRPLAEFNSV; encoded by the coding sequence ATGAGTGTCGCCGAGTATTTTATCAAGAATAAAGTCATTAGCTGGATGTTTACCCTGATCTTGCTCCTGGGGGGGACTTTCTCCTATCTGGGGTTAGGGCAGCTCGAAGATCCCGAATTTACCATTAAAGATGCCCTGGTGATCACCTCTTACCCGGGGGCAACCCCGTTGCAGGTGGAAGAAGAAGTCTCTTATTTAATTGAAAAGCAGATCTTAACTTTGCCCTATGTTGATGAAATAAAATCGATAAATAGCCGGGGCTTATCGCAGATCACCGTGACCATGAAAAACCAATACGGCGCCGAAGAATTGCCGCAGATCTGGGATGAATTACGCCGTAAAGTCAATGATCTTAGCCCCCAGTTACCTCCGGGAGTAGGGACTCCCAGGGTCATTGATGATTTTGGCGATGTTTACGGCATTATGTGGGCGGTTACCGGAGAAGGTTTTGCTTATAACGACTTAAAAGATTATGTCGATTTCCTTAAACGCGACATTGAGCTGGTTGACGGGGTGTCTAAGGTTTCAATCGCGGGAGAGCAGCAAGAGGTGGTATATATTGAGGTATCCGCCAATAAAATGGCCAGTTTAGGTATATCACCCGACACCATTTATAGTTTATTGACCTCGCAAAATACCGTACAGGCCGCCGGGGCTATCCATGGCGGAACGGAATATATTTATGTCCATCCAACCGGGGAGTATAGCTCGGTTAAAGCGCTGGAGGATTTATTAATCACCAGTTCGGGCAGCAATAAGCTGATTTATCTTAAGGATGTTGCCACGGTCTCCAAGGGTTATAAAGAAGTACCCGATAACCTGATTAATTTTGACGGCAAGCAGGCGATAAATGTCGCGATTTCTTTTGCCAGTGGCGTCAATGTGGTCAAGGTGGGTGAGGCGATAGATAAACGGCTGGCTCAATTAGAGCAATTTCGGCCGGCGGGTATTAATATCGGGGTGATTTATGATCAACCCAAGGAAGTGGATAAATCCGTTGGTGCCTTTGTGTTAAACCTGGTGGAAGCCGTTGCCATTGTTGTGGTGGTACTCCTGGTTTTTATGGGATTAAAGTCCGGGTTATTGATAGGTTTGATCTTGTTGTTAACCGTACTGGGCACTTTCTTGTTTATGAAATGGTTTGCCATTGACCTGCAGCGTATTTCCCTGGGGGCGTTGATTATTGCCCTGGGGATGCTGGTGGATAATGCCATCGTAGTGGTGGAAGGGATCCTCATCGGCCAGTCGAAAGGGCAGAAAAAACTGGAGGCGGCCAAGGCAATTGTCGGGCAAACCATCTGGCCGTTGCTGGGGGCCACGGTTATCGCGATTGTCGCTTTCGCGCCGATAGGCCTGTCGCCGGACGCCACCGGCGAATTTGCCGGCACCTTATTTTGGGTATTGTTTATTTCCTTGTTTATCAGTTGGATTACTGCCATCACCCTGACGCCGTTTTTTGCTCATCTGCTGTTTAAAGAAACCCCCGAGCAAAACGGGGATAAAAAGGAAGCACAGGCGGATCCTTACCAGGGAGCATTTTTTACTTTTTATAAGGGGTTATTAGATATTTGCCTGCGTTTTAAGGCATTGACCATGCTGGTGGTGATAGGGCTTTTTGTGCTCTCTGTCTGGGGTTACGGCCTGGTAAAACAAGCCTTTTTCCCGCCTTCTACCACACCGATATTCTTGATTGATCTCTGGATGCCCCAGGGCACGGATATCCGCGACACCGCCGCGATTTCAGATATCATAGAGCAGGAACTATTAACCTATGAGCAGGTAGAGCATGTGACCGCCACCGTAGGCAAAGGGGCGCAACGTTTTATGCTCACCTATGATGCCGAGCGCAGCTATGCCGCTTATGCCCAGTTGCTGGTGCGGGTAAAAAATTCGGAAGTGATTGTGCCGACCATGGAGTTAGCCCAAACTTATGTTGATGGCAATCATCCGCAATTGATGACTAAATTTAAACGCCTGGAAATAGGGCCTTCGCCTTCGGCCAAAGTTGAGGCCGAATTTACCGGACCCGATGCCGATGTCTTGCGCCAGCTGGCGGCCCAGGCAATAGATGTTTTCCACCAGGCGGGAGGCACGGTCAATGTCCGCCATAACTGGCGCGAACGCACTAAAGTTTTTCAGCCTCATTTTAATGAAACCCAGGCGCGGCGACTTGGCATAACCCGTCAGGATGTCGATGATATGTTGCAGATGAATTTGTCCGGCTTGACTATAGGGTTATACCGGGAAGGGACTTCGCTATTACCTATTATCACCCGTTTATCTGCCAGTGAAAGGGAAAGTGCGGTGGAAAGTCTGCGTATCTGGTCTCCCATTTATCAGCAGCTGATCCCCATCAGGCAGGTTATCGATGATGCCGTGATCATCTGGGAAGATCCGCTGATCCAGCGCAGGGACAGAAAACGTATGATCACCGTGATGATGGATCCCGACTTTAAAACCGGGGAAACGGCGACCTCGCTAAGGAACAGGGTGATCAGGCAAATTGAGGCCATTGACTTGCCTGTGGGATACGCGTTGAGCTGGGGTGGGGAATATGCCGATTCCAGCGAAGCTTCTTCGGCGATATTTTCCTCTTTGCCCATGGGCTATCTGGTGATGTTTTTGATCACGGTTTTTCTTTTTAATGCGGTGAAAAAGCCCCTGGTGATCTGGGCCTGTGTACCGCTTGCCCTGATTGGCATAGTGGCGGGTTTGTTGATCCTCAAAAAACCCTTTGGTTTTATGGCCTTGCTGGGTATGCTCAGTTTATCCGGTATGCTGCTTAAAAACGGTATCGTATTGCTGGATCAAATTAATATCGAAATGCACAAGGGGCTTGAACCCTACGAGGCCGTCTTTATCTCGGCGGTTAGCCGGGTACGCCCTGTGTGTATGGCGGCGATCACCACCATATTAGGCATGTTGCCGCTGCTGCTGGATGCTTTTTTCGAGTCGATGGCGGCTGTGGTGATGTTTGGTTTAGGGGTTGCCACTATCCTCACCCTGATAGTGGTGCCTGTGCTGTTTTGCTTGTTTCATGGCGTTAAATACCGGCCTTTGGCTGAGTTTAACTCAGTTTAA
- a CDS encoding efflux RND transporter periplasmic adaptor subunit — protein MKHHMLSWPVAWLPVLLLCSLLGACGKPATPEVVTPLVDVFTVPVKNEQDLQKFPAVVQASDLTSLSFRVSGELTQIPVSSGQQVKKGDLIAKIDATDFELAVKDKKAKVALAKVSMQRAEKMVALKNMSQSTLDELEAKYSMAQADYEYARVLLTYVELKAPFDGIIASVPADNYQTTAPGQVVVTMHRIDKLEVKVNLPDVILALADSNNEERESITLDVSLDAYPGHVFKGRYKEHTTEQSSESKSYQLILELPRDPDRVALQGMPGSVEIDLAKLNAQNRMISVPLKAIVLPDAYPLTGGEKLLWRIKGDFSVEAIKVRAHGLADSAHIGVLGELNAGDKIAVSGLSYLKPGMKVRLVQSSAGNKEQTL, from the coding sequence ATGAAGCATCACATGTTATCTTGGCCGGTGGCCTGGTTGCCGGTTTTGCTGCTTTGCAGCCTGCTGGGGGCTTGTGGCAAACCCGCTACTCCTGAGGTGGTTACTCCGCTTGTTGATGTCTTTACTGTGCCGGTAAAAAATGAACAGGATCTGCAAAAATTTCCTGCCGTGGTCCAGGCCAGTGATTTAACATCATTAAGTTTCAGGGTTAGCGGGGAATTGACACAAATCCCGGTCAGCAGTGGACAACAAGTAAAAAAAGGCGACTTAATAGCCAAAATCGATGCCACGGATTTTGAACTGGCGGTAAAAGATAAAAAGGCTAAAGTTGCCCTGGCGAAGGTTTCCATGCAGCGGGCGGAAAAAATGGTCGCCCTTAAAAACATGTCTCAGAGTACCCTGGATGAACTCGAAGCTAAATATAGTATGGCACAGGCGGATTATGAGTACGCCAGGGTATTGTTAACCTATGTTGAATTAAAAGCACCGTTTGACGGGATTATTGCCAGTGTGCCGGCGGATAATTACCAGACCACTGCGCCGGGTCAGGTGGTGGTAACCATGCACCGCATAGATAAACTTGAAGTCAAAGTTAACCTGCCGGATGTCATTTTGGCATTAGCGGACAGTAATAATGAAGAGCGGGAGTCGATAACTTTAGATGTTAGTCTGGATGCTTACCCCGGGCATGTTTTTAAAGGCCGCTATAAGGAACACACCACAGAACAAAGCAGCGAAAGTAAAAGCTATCAATTGATCCTGGAATTACCCCGGGACCCGGACAGAGTCGCCCTGCAGGGCATGCCCGGCAGTGTTGAAATAGATCTGGCTAAATTAAACGCGCAAAACCGGATGATAAGCGTACCGCTTAAGGCCATTGTTTTGCCCGATGCTTACCCGCTAACCGGTGGTGAAAAGCTGTTATGGCGTATCAAAGGTGATTTTAGTGTCGAAGCGATCAAGGTAAGAGCCCACGGCCTGGCAGACAGCGCCCATATTGGAGTGTTGGGGGAGCTTAATGCCGGGGATAAGATCGCGGTATCGGGGTTGAGTTATTTAAAACCGGGAATGAAGGTCAGGCTTGTGCAAAGTTCAGCTGGCAACAAGGAGCAAACCTTATGA
- a CDS encoding efflux RND transporter periplasmic adaptor subunit: MEINLLTSKQHHFPGEVKASKQALLAFRVPGEILKYHVVSGQQVSQDQLLVELDPVEYQLLVNARQANFELARVQYRRAAVLVKDFLISQEDFDNAKTALQVAESALKTAQANLSYTKFYAPYSGVVAATYKQNYEYVNAQQPVLSFQSVNAIDIEIAVPERLMTALRKQTNAGARQQAQIAFAVDASKKYPASLKNIGTVADPDTGSYKVKLTMAQPKEITLYPGMAAMASTSLQLADNELNARIPASAIVSEGEQRFVWRINQEQTLEKAYITLAANNQLTSGLDDGDIIVTAGAGELTPGQKVKKWQKERGL; the protein is encoded by the coding sequence ATGGAAATAAATCTGTTAACCAGTAAACAGCATCACTTTCCCGGGGAGGTGAAAGCCAGTAAACAGGCACTGCTTGCCTTTAGAGTACCGGGGGAGATATTAAAATATCATGTCGTTTCCGGTCAACAAGTAAGCCAGGATCAATTACTTGTTGAGCTAGACCCGGTTGAGTACCAACTTTTGGTCAATGCCAGGCAGGCTAATTTTGAACTTGCCCGGGTGCAATACCGGCGTGCTGCGGTACTGGTAAAGGATTTTTTAATTTCCCAGGAGGACTTTGACAATGCCAAAACGGCGCTGCAAGTAGCAGAGTCGGCATTAAAAACGGCACAAGCCAACCTTTCTTATACCAAGTTTTACGCCCCTTATAGTGGTGTGGTCGCCGCCACCTATAAACAAAATTATGAATATGTGAATGCCCAGCAGCCGGTATTATCGTTTCAATCTGTTAATGCCATAGATATTGAAATAGCGGTGCCGGAAAGGTTAATGACGGCATTGAGAAAACAGACAAATGCCGGGGCCAGGCAGCAGGCACAGATTGCTTTTGCCGTGGATGCCAGTAAAAAGTATCCTGCCAGCTTGAAAAATATCGGTACCGTTGCCGATCCGGATACCGGTTCTTATAAGGTTAAGCTGACCATGGCGCAGCCAAAGGAAATCACCTTGTATCCCGGCATGGCGGCCATGGCCAGCACCAGCTTACAACTGGCGGATAATGAATTAAATGCCCGCATTCCCGCCAGTGCCATAGTTTCAGAGGGAGAGCAGCGCTTTGTCTGGCGCATCAACCAGGAGCAAACCCTGGAAAAGGCCTATATCACTTTGGCTGCCAATAACCAGCTGACCTCTGGGCTGGATGACGGCGACATTATTGTTACCGCCGGGGCCGGTGAATTGACCCCGGGACAAAAGGTGAAAAAGTGGCAAAAAGAGCGGGGACTTTAA
- a CDS encoding sodium/glutamate symporter, translating to MELNARQAVISAILVLFLGRCLNRKIHFFKHYNIPAPSAAAHCQ from the coding sequence ATGGAACTTAATGCAAGGCAAGCCGTTATTTCAGCCATCCTGGTGCTGTTTTTAGGGCGCTGCCTCAACCGTAAAATCCATTTTTTTAAGCACTATAATATTCCCGCCCCGTCAGCGGCGGCCCATTGCCAATGA
- a CDS encoding sodium/glutamate symporter has product MPLIWEKISWPTGKNYDAAIISSGYAGLALGATPTAIANITAVPPKYGASPLAFVMVPLVGAFLSLSPMRSLFNICAPG; this is encoded by the coding sequence GTGCCGCTTATCTGGGAAAAAATCAGCTGGCCGACGGGAAAAAATTATGATGCCGCCATTATTTCCTCCGGTTACGCCGGCCTGGCCCTGGGAGCAACCCCTACCGCCATTGCCAATATAACCGCTGTCCCCCCAAAATACGGTGCTTCACCGTTAGCTTTTGTGATGGTGCCTTTGGTAGGGGCGTTTTTATCGCTATCTCCAATGCGATCATTATTCAATATATGCGCGCCGGGGTGA
- a CDS encoding DUF3313 domain-containing protein, producing the protein MKNFSLLLILLLLGCGSTGTESSQTVQSNQFSGFLSDYTLLKPVDAQDDSQLQRFISKQIKGRSYSKVLLDPISYYPAPPASDTISKKVLTEISQYFNRQFRRAIAKNVQVVNEPGERTLRMKMAITGVKVTDKSLAAYQYIPIAFLVTAASGGMSDVVVQLQVEAEVVDSLSGELMAAAVKSGKGETLDNDKTPLTLDKVKPLIDSWTKTMQKTISDNL; encoded by the coding sequence ATGAAGAATTTTTCGCTGTTATTAATACTGCTATTATTAGGTTGCGGCTCAACCGGCACAGAATCTAGCCAAACAGTGCAAAGCAATCAGTTCAGCGGTTTTTTAAGTGATTATACACTGTTAAAACCGGTTGATGCTCAAGATGATTCCCAATTGCAACGTTTTATCAGCAAACAAATTAAAGGCAGGAGCTATTCCAAGGTATTACTGGATCCTATCTCCTATTACCCCGCCCCGCCGGCCAGCGATACCATATCAAAAAAAGTATTAACCGAGATCAGCCAATACTTTAACCGTCAGTTCCGGCGAGCCATAGCCAAAAACGTCCAGGTCGTTAATGAACCCGGAGAAAGAACCCTGCGCATGAAAATGGCGATTACCGGTGTTAAGGTCACGGATAAATCCCTGGCAGCCTACCAGTACATACCTATTGCCTTTCTTGTTACCGCCGCATCTGGCGGCATGAGTGATGTCGTGGTTCAGCTTCAGGTAGAAGCGGAAGTGGTAGATTCATTATCCGGCGAATTAATGGCCGCAGCCGTGAAAAGCGGTAAAGGTGAAACCCTGGATAACGATAAAACCCCGCTGACCTTAGATAAAGTCAAACCTTTGATCGACAGCTGGACCAAAACCATGCAAAAGACGATATCAGATAACTTGTAG